The DNA window CGTACGAAGTGTGATGTATAAATGGTCGCCATTTGCTGGCCAAAGTTCTTTAATCTTCGGTAAGTCATCTGCTTTTACTTGGACTTCTTTTGACGTGCCAATATCGACAAATGCTCCTTCTTTATCAGATACTTTAATCACTCGCGCCCAACCATACGTTCCTTTTTGAATGGATGGCAGTTGTGTTGTCGCAGATAAATTTCCTCTGCGGTCTACAAATAAAAATACCTCGAGCTTATCTTCTACTTTTAAATCTTCCGGTGCTTCCGATGCATTCAATGGTATTTCTAATTCGTGATGAGAAAGAATCCATTTAGATCCTTCTTGCGCTATTACTTGTAACGTTACTATTTCTCCTGATGCTGATCCTATCAAATTTACCGCTCTCCTTCTGACCATATATAATATTGGTCTTTTCCTTCTTGTTTTGATTAGTGCTTTATCTGATTGAATAATACATGTCCATTTTACTAATATAATAAAAACAAAAGCTTTGTAGGAAGTTTGTCCATTCAAACCTCATTTACTTGCTAATTCTGAATTTACTATTCGTTTATATCTTGGCGTAATTCTAATAATTTGGACTGAAGTGAGGGGTTTTCTTCTAAAAATAATACTAAATCTGCGATACGGTCAATAGAATTCCAGCTTAAATGATGCTCAATTCCTTCTACATCCGCATAGATATTCCCTTCTTCTACCCCTATTATTCGTAAGAAGTCTTCTAATAAGTCATGTCTTTTAACTAGTCTCTTGCCAAGTTTCATACCTTTAGTTGTCAGGGTTAAGCCTCGGTACTTTTCATATATTAAGAAACCATCTTTGTCTAATTTCTGTACCATTTTTGTTACGGAAGATGGTAACACAGATAATGCTTCTGCAATGTCAGACACTCGAGCATAACCTTTCTGCTCGATTAACATATAAATTTGTTCAATATGGTCTTCCATGCTTGGTGTTGGCATAAATAACTTCCTTTCATCGCTACTTTGTTTATTTTACTACATCGAGCGTTCCATCACAATTATTGCTATTTTTTCCTATTCCTAATTATTCATACAAAAAACCTTATCTAATAATAGACAAGGTTTACTTAATTTCTGTGAGGATATTTCCCTACGACATGGATAGAGTGAATAATTCTTTTATTAATCCATTCTAAGTTTTCTGTCGTATTCATTCGCTCGAAAACTGCACTTCTTCCTTTATCCGTTGTTACATAGTGTGATGGTATTGTATTTAAACTTAACGCAATAATGTCCATTTCACACTGGTTACATTTACAAAAGGTTTGATATTCTGGGCCTCTCATAAGTACTCTTACTATACTATCGACAATTTCTTCCATTACATTTGTTAGCAATTATATCTCTTCTTTCATTTAATGTTTAATACTATTCTCAAAAGGATATCTCTAATAATAACATGTTTCAGCAGAAAGGATGGTAGAAATGGGTAGGATTTTATGGGGAATTATTGTCGTATTAATAGTACTTTGGTTACTAGGAATCGTATTGAAAATTGGCGGAGGACTTATTCACGCATTACTAGTTATTGCCGGTATTATTTTTGTAATTCAACTTGTAACAGGAAGAAGATCACTTTAGATGAATGGTGCTGCCTATAAGGCAGCACCTTTTATTTTGGCGTAAATACATGTATCACGTAATTTTTTCCCGTCCGCGGATAAAGAATCGTGGCGGAGGGTTCCTTCTAAAGTATAGTCCAGTCTTTCCGCAACTGATCGACTTCTTACATTTTCACTATCGCAACGAATTTCTACTCGATTTGCATATAATTCCTCAAAAGCAAACTTAGTGATTCGTTCGACTGCTTCTGTCATTAGACCTTTTCCTTCAAACCTGCTATCAATCCAGTATCCAATCTCAAATTTACGAACATCCCAATCAATTCGGTGAAGTCCAGAAGCACCTATAAACTCTCCTGTTTCTTTCAAAAACAAATGAAGCCTTAGGTCTTTTCGTGTAATAAAGTCAGCAACTGCTTGTCGCAGATTAGTCGTTGTCTGCTCTAATGTTTGCTTTGATTGCGCCCATGGCATCCATTCCTTTAAGGCATCATGGGAAGCAATCACCGCTTTCCATACTATTTCTGCATCATCTATTTTTGGTGCCCGAATAATTAGTCTATCCGTATAGAACTCCTCCGAAAAAGGACGCTCTTTGTTCGAAATCTCTATTGGATGAAAAACATCATCCCATTTTACGGGTGTTGCAGTTCCTTTTATAAAATCCTCACGCGTCATACCATACGTAACAGCGTCATAGTAGGAGCTCTCTTTAGGAGAAAACCACGCTTGACGAAGCTGTGCTTCTTTGACAAAACCTGCACGTTCAAATGTCTTACGCATTGCAAAGTTGTCTTGTCTTGTATGGCCTTCTAAGCGTATCTTTGCTTCTGGCAATTGGAATACATATTCCGCCAACAGTTTTAATGCACTTGGTCCATAGCCTCTCCCGCGGGCTTCATCTGCAATTCGTAAATCGAATAAAGGAATCTCATCTTGTAGATCATAAATTTTCACTATACCTACTTGTTCACTCTCTTCATTTTCAACCCAAAATGTCTTTACTTCATCAGATTGATAACCGCCTTCTTCAATTGTCTTTTCAATTAATTCTCTAGCGGGATGAGAGTTCCCGTGATATGGCCATGTATTCGTCGTCATGAAATGAATTAGTTGTTCCTGTTCTTCCATTGTCCATTCTGTAAGTTTCACCTTTAACCCTCCGAACCTATTACTTGTTTATTTTTAATAATCGTAAGGAATTTAGCACTACCAGTAATGTCGCTCCCATATCTGCAAAGATAGCGATCCATAACGTTAACCATCCAGGTATGATGAGAAGGAGTGCGAT is part of the Psychrobacillus sp. FSL H8-0483 genome and encodes:
- the mntR gene encoding transcriptional regulator MntR, with the translated sequence MPTPSMEDHIEQIYMLIEQKGYARVSDIAEALSVLPSSVTKMVQKLDKDGFLIYEKYRGLTLTTKGMKLGKRLVKRHDLLEDFLRIIGVEEGNIYADVEGIEHHLSWNSIDRIADLVLFLEENPSLQSKLLELRQDINE
- a CDS encoding late competence development ComFB family protein, with the translated sequence MLTNVMEEIVDSIVRVLMRGPEYQTFCKCNQCEMDIIALSLNTIPSHYVTTDKGRSAVFERMNTTENLEWINKRIIHSIHVVGKYPHRN
- a CDS encoding lmo0937 family membrane protein, translating into MGRILWGIIVVLIVLWLLGIVLKIGGGLIHALLVIAGIIFVIQLVTGRRSL
- a CDS encoding GNAT family N-acetyltransferase: MKLTEWTMEEQEQLIHFMTTNTWPYHGNSHPARELIEKTIEEGGYQSDEVKTFWVENEESEQVGIVKIYDLQDEIPLFDLRIADEARGRGYGPSALKLLAEYVFQLPEAKIRLEGHTRQDNFAMRKTFERAGFVKEAQLRQAWFSPKESSYYDAVTYGMTREDFIKGTATPVKWDDVFHPIEISNKERPFSEEFYTDRLIIRAPKIDDAEIVWKAVIASHDALKEWMPWAQSKQTLEQTTTNLRQAVADFITRKDLRLHLFLKETGEFIGASGLHRIDWDVRKFEIGYWIDSRFEGKGLMTEAVERITKFAFEELYANRVEIRCDSENVRSRSVAERLDYTLEGTLRHDSLSADGKKLRDTCIYAKIKGAAL